The Pseudorasbora parva isolate DD20220531a chromosome 16, ASM2467924v1, whole genome shotgun sequence genome includes a region encoding these proteins:
- the tsnaxip1 gene encoding translin-associated factor X-interacting protein 1 isoform X2, which yields MSIGKSDSRGSQRHTGRISMSKFIKTKGGETSSDLSSGPAEVTSQILQKPREKIHHGSLAKPRFLEQLECHLKRELEALDTHSPKVQELRLQVYQEVFGYLIEEFKTYKPILSAIKNEYDITLAHLREQVRDLLPLRAKIVLVSEQCEKRILDLKVQERDEIRALKQECQRLQHVIKIMRRQQSALQIKVDHLKEDLATQYQLYRDERDARKLLIIRISTMDSTQDTEHDDNNEELEPEDPMVVKMALQVCREDLTKARVELNRLEVEYSDVVPRRDWDNLNRMHKETLMKLETLQTDFGLIKSEYDTLLEVHQQSAPAVLHSNQSVVEHGSDNKHIVTTPRPNWEQCSEMFGGSERCKELFEGQSSQKKLEILLQEMNGQNEFFIGLGASSDVPIYLRYDGKIKNLKLNKTDVIKVIKDIWRNKTIENEKNDYSRDLQVFLHSYLEEHYTHKAGDWAYSLMESIQNNLKDDFICLFNDILTGKVDESIYHGQTQLLSHLLKVLIQSDRTQCGSLTVLEFREALKKAFPLKSDQDIEELLMVAQTEIRSNGVRISYQTLYTEDTDGRHKEFLNLVKKQSTAERLQYISELRAQLEGKGEVDAEHLRTAFKTIDPSLDSETLDWYLSVAFKTKECELQAQALNMEVVLQRLSVANVKRAGPE from the exons ATGTCAATAGGTAAAAG TGATAGCAGAGGATCACAGAGGCACACTGGCAGAATTTCAATGTCAAAGTTTATAAAA ACCAAAGGAGGGGAAACCTCCAGTGATCTTTCATCTGGGCCTGCCGAAGTTACCAGTCAAATTCTCCAAAAGCCTAGAGAAAAAATACATCATGG TTCTCTTGCCAAGCCTCGTTTCCTAGAGCAACTGGAGTGTCATCTCAAGAGAGAATTGGAAGCTTTAGACACACACAGCCCCAAAGTCCAAGAGCTCAGACTGCAG GTTTACCAGGAGGTCTTTGGCTATTTAATTGAAGAATTTAAAACCTATAAGCCTATTTTGTCTGCCATCAAAAATGAGTATGACATTACATTAG CGCATCTTCGTGAACAGGTCAGGGATCTGCTACCTCTGCGGGCAAAGATAGTGCTGGTGTCGGAACAGTGTGAGAAGAGGATTCTGGATCTGAAAGTGCAGGAAAGAGATGAGATCCGAGCTCTGAAGCAAGAGTGTCAGCGACTGCAGCATGTCATTAAGATTATGAGAAGACAACAGAGTGCTCTGCAGATTAAG GTTGATCATCTAAAAGAGGATCTGGCCACTCAGTATCAGTTATACAGGGATGAACGTGATGCACGAAAGCTGCTCATCATCAGAATCAGCACAATGGACTCTACTCAAGATACTGAGCATGATGATAATAATGAAG AGCTCGAACCTGAGGATCCTATGGTGGTGAAAATGGCTTTGCAGGTGTGCAGAGAGGATCTTACCAAAGCTCGGGTTGAGCTCAACCGCCTGGAAGTGGAATACAGTGATGTGGTTCCTCGACGGGATTGGGATAACCTGAATCGTATGCATAAGGAGACTCTAATGAAG CTGGAAACCTTACAAACAGACTTTGGCCTGATTAAATCTGAGTATGACACACTGCTTGAGGTTCATCAACAG TCAGCACCAGCTGTGTTGCACTCTAATCAATCTGTGGTCGAACATGGCTCAGATAACAAACACATTGTAACAACTCCCAGACCAAACTGGGAACAATGTTCAG AAATGTTTGGAGGCAGTGAGCGATGTAAAGAGCTTTTTGAAGGTCAATCTAGCCAAAAGAAGCTGGAGATCTTGCTGCAGGAGATGAATGGCCAAAATGAGTTCTTTATTGGGCTT GGCGCATCCAGTGATGTCCCCATTTATCTACGATATGATGGGAAAATTAAGAATCTTAAGCTCAACAAAACAGATGTTATCAAAGTTATAAAAGATATCTGGAGGAACAAAACTATAGAGAATGAAAAG AATGATTACTCCAGAGATCTGCAGGTGTTTCTTCACAGCTATCTTGAGGAACATTATACACATAAGGCAGGAGACTGGGCATACAGCTTAATGGAAAGCATCCAAAACAATCTTAAAGATGATTTTATTTGCCTTTTCAATGACATCTTGACTGGGAAG GTTGATGAGAGTATCTACCATGGACAGACACAGCTGCTGTCTCACTTGCTAAAGGTTTTAATTCAAAGTGATAGAACACAATGCGGATCACTTACTGTCTTAGaatttag GGAGGCACTGAAGAAGGCTTTCCCCCTGAAATCAGATCAGGACATAGAGGAGCTGCTGATGGTGGCTCAGACAGAGATAAGGAGTAACGGAGTGCGCATTAGTTATCAGACACTTTATACAGAG GACACAGATGGAAGACACAAGGAATTCTTGAATCTAGTTAAAAAACAATCTACCGCTGAGAGACTCCAGTACATCAGtgagctgagagcacaactggaAGGCAAAGG GGAAGTGGACGCCGAGCACCTCAGGACTGCCTTTAAAACTATCGATCCCTCACTGGATTCTGAAACTCTGGACTGGTATCTCAGTGTAGCTTTTAAGACAAAAGAGTGTGAATTACAAGCTCAAGCTTTGAACATGGAGGTTGTACTACAGCGTCTCTCTGTGGCTAATGTAAAAAGGGCAGGGCCAGAGTGA
- the tsnaxip1 gene encoding translin-associated factor X-interacting protein 1 isoform X1, with translation MSIKELQLPPLLHFESDSRGSQRHTGRISMSKFIKTKGGETSSDLSSGPAEVTSQILQKPREKIHHGSLAKPRFLEQLECHLKRELEALDTHSPKVQELRLQVYQEVFGYLIEEFKTYKPILSAIKNEYDITLAHLREQVRDLLPLRAKIVLVSEQCEKRILDLKVQERDEIRALKQECQRLQHVIKIMRRQQSALQIKVDHLKEDLATQYQLYRDERDARKLLIIRISTMDSTQDTEHDDNNEELEPEDPMVVKMALQVCREDLTKARVELNRLEVEYSDVVPRRDWDNLNRMHKETLMKLETLQTDFGLIKSEYDTLLEVHQQSAPAVLHSNQSVVEHGSDNKHIVTTPRPNWEQCSEMFGGSERCKELFEGQSSQKKLEILLQEMNGQNEFFIGLGASSDVPIYLRYDGKIKNLKLNKTDVIKVIKDIWRNKTIENEKNDYSRDLQVFLHSYLEEHYTHKAGDWAYSLMESIQNNLKDDFICLFNDILTGKVDESIYHGQTQLLSHLLKVLIQSDRTQCGSLTVLEFREALKKAFPLKSDQDIEELLMVAQTEIRSNGVRISYQTLYTEDTDGRHKEFLNLVKKQSTAERLQYISELRAQLEGKGEVDAEHLRTAFKTIDPSLDSETLDWYLSVAFKTKECELQAQALNMEVVLQRLSVANVKRAGPE, from the exons ATGTCGATTAAAGAACTACAGTTGCCACCGTTGTTACACTTTGAAAG TGATAGCAGAGGATCACAGAGGCACACTGGCAGAATTTCAATGTCAAAGTTTATAAAA ACCAAAGGAGGGGAAACCTCCAGTGATCTTTCATCTGGGCCTGCCGAAGTTACCAGTCAAATTCTCCAAAAGCCTAGAGAAAAAATACATCATGG TTCTCTTGCCAAGCCTCGTTTCCTAGAGCAACTGGAGTGTCATCTCAAGAGAGAATTGGAAGCTTTAGACACACACAGCCCCAAAGTCCAAGAGCTCAGACTGCAG GTTTACCAGGAGGTCTTTGGCTATTTAATTGAAGAATTTAAAACCTATAAGCCTATTTTGTCTGCCATCAAAAATGAGTATGACATTACATTAG CGCATCTTCGTGAACAGGTCAGGGATCTGCTACCTCTGCGGGCAAAGATAGTGCTGGTGTCGGAACAGTGTGAGAAGAGGATTCTGGATCTGAAAGTGCAGGAAAGAGATGAGATCCGAGCTCTGAAGCAAGAGTGTCAGCGACTGCAGCATGTCATTAAGATTATGAGAAGACAACAGAGTGCTCTGCAGATTAAG GTTGATCATCTAAAAGAGGATCTGGCCACTCAGTATCAGTTATACAGGGATGAACGTGATGCACGAAAGCTGCTCATCATCAGAATCAGCACAATGGACTCTACTCAAGATACTGAGCATGATGATAATAATGAAG AGCTCGAACCTGAGGATCCTATGGTGGTGAAAATGGCTTTGCAGGTGTGCAGAGAGGATCTTACCAAAGCTCGGGTTGAGCTCAACCGCCTGGAAGTGGAATACAGTGATGTGGTTCCTCGACGGGATTGGGATAACCTGAATCGTATGCATAAGGAGACTCTAATGAAG CTGGAAACCTTACAAACAGACTTTGGCCTGATTAAATCTGAGTATGACACACTGCTTGAGGTTCATCAACAG TCAGCACCAGCTGTGTTGCACTCTAATCAATCTGTGGTCGAACATGGCTCAGATAACAAACACATTGTAACAACTCCCAGACCAAACTGGGAACAATGTTCAG AAATGTTTGGAGGCAGTGAGCGATGTAAAGAGCTTTTTGAAGGTCAATCTAGCCAAAAGAAGCTGGAGATCTTGCTGCAGGAGATGAATGGCCAAAATGAGTTCTTTATTGGGCTT GGCGCATCCAGTGATGTCCCCATTTATCTACGATATGATGGGAAAATTAAGAATCTTAAGCTCAACAAAACAGATGTTATCAAAGTTATAAAAGATATCTGGAGGAACAAAACTATAGAGAATGAAAAG AATGATTACTCCAGAGATCTGCAGGTGTTTCTTCACAGCTATCTTGAGGAACATTATACACATAAGGCAGGAGACTGGGCATACAGCTTAATGGAAAGCATCCAAAACAATCTTAAAGATGATTTTATTTGCCTTTTCAATGACATCTTGACTGGGAAG GTTGATGAGAGTATCTACCATGGACAGACACAGCTGCTGTCTCACTTGCTAAAGGTTTTAATTCAAAGTGATAGAACACAATGCGGATCACTTACTGTCTTAGaatttag GGAGGCACTGAAGAAGGCTTTCCCCCTGAAATCAGATCAGGACATAGAGGAGCTGCTGATGGTGGCTCAGACAGAGATAAGGAGTAACGGAGTGCGCATTAGTTATCAGACACTTTATACAGAG GACACAGATGGAAGACACAAGGAATTCTTGAATCTAGTTAAAAAACAATCTACCGCTGAGAGACTCCAGTACATCAGtgagctgagagcacaactggaAGGCAAAGG GGAAGTGGACGCCGAGCACCTCAGGACTGCCTTTAAAACTATCGATCCCTCACTGGATTCTGAAACTCTGGACTGGTATCTCAGTGTAGCTTTTAAGACAAAAGAGTGTGAATTACAAGCTCAAGCTTTGAACATGGAGGTTGTACTACAGCGTCTCTCTGTGGCTAATGTAAAAAGGGCAGGGCCAGAGTGA